Genomic window (Helianthus annuus cultivar XRQ/B chromosome 3, HanXRQr2.0-SUNRISE, whole genome shotgun sequence):
CTGTGTAATTGAAAAACCGTCCGGTTCCGACCGAGTTTATATGCATGTGTGTGTTCATGTACGTATATAATCTGATTGTTTCATAAGTATTGTTTCATAAGTATTGGTAATACTTTCTTAATTATAAAAGAATAAAGTAATTATATACGTTCCATGTTGTTTGAATATTTTAATTACTTTTCATATGTGTTCTTTATATTCAAATTGTTGCAAATTgttgtatttatatatatatatgtgtattgaTATGATTCTTCagtgattgtttaaatctacaaAATTACTAATTAACAACTGTACATGCATGCAATGTATATGAATGTATCTATGTTTGACTAACAATAGATGTTAATTAATTTACGTTTGACTAAATTTATTTGTTATAACCGAATGCAATTTGCTACTGACACATGTAAATTTGTGATGTAATGTAGTGTAATTTGACGCTATTTGATACTTAATCATAATGTTGTATATGTTTCAAATAGAATGGATCCGCATAATGTTTCGAGTGGCGAGAACGAAGAAAACGCTAAAAGAGCAAAAGCTGGGAAGGAAAAAGTGAGtacaagaaaaaggaagcttAAAGGGTTTTGTTGGAGCCATATGACAGAATTCTATGATGAGGATGGTAGAAGAAAAGGTAGATGCAACTACTGTTCCGCGGAGTTGTGTGCGGATTCTGGACCGAACGGAACCTCATCCTTAAATAAGCATGTTAGAAACTGTAAAGAAAATCCGGAAAATCAGGCAAAAGATCAACCTAACTTGGTGGTTAAAAAAACTGAAGATGGCCAAGGTACGTTAAAAACTTGGAAGTTCGATCCACTAAGGTTAGAAAGTTACTGATTAAAATGATTATTGTGGATGAGCTTCCGTTTTCTTTTGTTGAACGGGAAGGGTTTAGAGAGTTTATGGAAGCATTGTGCCCTAGTTTTAATGTCCCCTCACGTTTCACTGTAGCTCGTGACATACTTGATTTATACTTGGACGAGAAAATGAAACTAagagatttttttgttaaaaataagCAAAGAGTATCTTTTACAACGGATACATGGACATCAGTCCAACGTATTAATTATATGTGTTTGACGGCTCACTTCATTGATGAAAACTGGCGATACCATAAGAGAATTATAAACTTTAAGCCAATTCTTAGTCATAAGGGTGATGATATAGCGAGGGCCCTTCAGGAGTGTATTGAGGAATGGGGTATAGAACAGGTTATGACCATTACCATGGATAATGCGTCATCAAACGATACTGCGGTTACAATACTAAAAAATAGGCTACCAAATTTAATTGATAAAGGGAAGCATCTGCATGTTAGATGTGTGGCCCATGTTATTAACCTAATAGTTCAGGATGGTTTGAAAGTACAAAATAACACCATTGAGGTTATACGCAATGTCGTTAAACACATACGAGCATCACCAACTAGGCTTGACAACTTTAAAGCATGTGTTGCTGCTTCAAAAGTAGAGACGAAAGGTTTGTTATCTCTAGATGTTAGCACTAGATGGAATAGCACCTATGATATGTTGGAGAGAGCTATTGAACTAGAAAAGGCAATTGATTTGTATGGTCGCAAGGATACTAGTTTTAGTAAAGATATACCATGTCGTAGTGACTGGATGTATGCAAAAAAATGACAGCAATACTAGAACTTTTCAAAAGAAAAACAATAGATTTGTCTTGTTCAAATTACGTGATAGCACATGAGGTATATGCCGAGGTTATAGATATTGGCGATAACCTTAATCAAATGTTTAATGAACCGGGACtacattttgaatttttgaatatgGTATCAACGATGAAACACAAATTTGATAAATATTATGAAGATTATGATAATAGTAGGAGTAATAAGTTGTTTGAGTTTGCGGCTATCTTGGATCCCCGTGTGAAACTTACAATAATAGAGTACGGTTGTGTAAAAAATTGTGAGTTGATGAAAAAAGACGGCAAGTTAAAGACAGATAAAGAGTTTAAAGAAAAGGTCAAAGAAATGGTTGATGGGGTGGAATCTGAGATGCACAAACTGCTACGAGAATATGAGGATTTGGAACCAGCCGGTCCAAGCATTCCAATTAATACAGTTGAACAAGGTCGGGGTAAGAAACAATGGATGGGTAAGCTTGAACAATTTCGTGGTGTTGCTGGACAATCTTCTAGTAAGAAGACAGAACTAGAAAAATATCTCTTAGAAGATCTTGAATTAATGAATGACGACTTTGATATATTGCTTTGGTGGAAGGTAAATTCCACTAGATATCCTACCTTGGCACGGATGGCAAAAGgtaataattatttattttataaatttatatattttgtaaatgtATATTCAactaaaatgttttgttttttttcaGATATATTGGCTATTCCGGTTTCAACCGTAGCTTCTGAGTCTGCTTTTAGCACTGGCGGGCGAGTAGTAGAATGCTACAGAAGTTCGTTATCACCCACCATTGTTGAGGCGTTAATTTGCACACAGGACTGGATTCGACCCGGGAGAAAAGAAATAAATGAAGAGGAAGAATATGAGAAATTCGATGAGTTCACAAAAGGTATGTGTTATTATTTTGTTAACCATATTCGTTTGTTTTTTTTCTAACTGTTACTTTTATTTAGATGTTTATGAGAAGATTGAAAAGATGAAGATTGAATGAAGGTTAATGGCAAAAGTGTTAACAACAATAGAGAAGATTGAAGAAAGACCAAACAGATCTTTTGTTTGAACACGTATTTGAAATTTTTATTTATggtttaatttgtttttatttatgttttgaaatTGGAAGCTTTATTTAATTAATGCTACTGTTGGATTGATATGGTTTGAACTTTGAAATAATATATGCTTTTTACCTTCACATTGGTGTTCTTTTTCAGCCGATCAGTTGGATTGATGTGTAATATTTTATTGAGCTGCTATAATTTTGATGATGTGCTGTTTGTTGGTTATATGGTTTGGGTCAAATTGAGGGATAGGTATATGGCAACATAACAACTAAATTAATTTGGGTCAAAAAGTAAATTAAAACCGAGGTTGATTGTCATAGATAACCATGAGAAACTGTTTGGCCAGTTTAGTAGGCTGCTGGATGATGACCTTAAGGTTTGCTGATGAAGTGATCATTAGTGAACGATGACTCGAATAATCAGATGACCGTTTGCTGGCTGAGCATTTGTACATGCTTTAATTCTGCCACAATGGAGGGTATCTGAACCGTTTGACAAATTTACAATGTTTTCATAAATCCAAATCGACCCATTTGTAAAGTAAACGGATCAAAATTTCCACGTGTACGTACCTTTTATCTATATCATGTAAGCTGCGTTCATTTATGTTTTTTTGCAGAATAAACCGGAATTCATGCAATGGTTAAAGTATATATATCATTTATGTACCATGGCTGAAAGTGCAGTACTCAGGTGATGAGTTATACGAGTGTGAAAGCATAGGCGGATGTAGGCCGTTGCAGAGTTCACCATCATTTGATACTGTAAACTTAAAAGGAGGATGGAAAGAAGTTTGGATACTGCTAGGAATGGGCGTGGCGTATCATTTGTTGGCTTATATTTGTCTTAGAAGAAAGATTAGCCAATGCAAtatttgattaattaattaatttctAGAATAACCTTTTGTTCAAGATTTTATATATCATCATCGTTACCTGAGACAATATGCATTGTCATTGATGATGAGCTATTGTGATTGATGAATACTTTGGGTTGGTTATTTTCAGTTGGAGAAGGCATATGACAAACTAATGATGGCTCACTTGTCAAATACGGTTCTGGGCCTTAAATTCGGTTCTGGGAACCATCAGACCCGTTCACGGAACCGACCCGAACCCACATAAAAAGGGTCGGTTAAGGTTCTTGATATTGATACAAAACGGTTCCCGGTTCCGGGTCGGGTCGGTCCGGTTCCTGTGGGTCAGACCCATTTGCTCACCCCtagttgcgcttgctgacctaaatgacggaaggaaacacattataggagtgaaaagacgtgtacgtggtataagagtaaaaagtacttggtacattccgtaccagcttgataggctgctaaggcctcagccacacgggtattgattaagtcagtcaactcagcctgagtcatgttgatgttgccacgtccgtgtcctcgtccactcatgattctaaaGTTGGAAATGAACCGATTTAGAGATCGAAACGAGataggagtcaagtatcatactgatattcacGTACTgctaagttcacacatagtaaggcagaacccttctcacgctcgataagcctcactgggacttgcatgcaccccgcgttattattaagtgtgcacccataataataaggcaatttgcatgcttatctcagtgcctcttagcttgcgctcaaagtttcccccgttcaaacaacacaacagatggtatcacaggtctatggttcacatgagtcgaacggtagtgtcacactatcaagtcactatagtgttaaatgtttcagttcatatacgttgtgagtgtgtgactgctaagctagTAATGTATAAAgggagagacgaaccttgcaatctggagctgggTGTCATGATCGATCTTCAaagttgtttggttatagtctggttttacaaaacgttttaaaacctagttcactataaccagtggctctgataccaaactgtaacacccccaaaataccacctgcggaaaccccgcgaggcgtgttacacatcagagtctgagccaccaatcacattgaaccaatgataaatatttaaataaaacatgtcattaattgccaagattaaatgtcaaacataatatcaattcacaaagagttatatagcggaagcatatgataagtcgtttagcaattgtttcataataaaactcaaaaccaatgtatcaattataagtaatccaatagcttcgatccatgaccactccagcactcccagatagcaagtccatgtcccaaggttaacgacctacaagcatgcaaacaagtgtgtcagactacgctggtgagttcaaggtcttgttaacgtgttgtgttaccagatatatgttaatgcgattcaatgttgtgtaacgatgttgctcatgttagttaccctagggagtacgcccttacgtaaccgaggagtgtgcctcttagcaacccactatgttgttcacgctagttaccctagggaaaacgcccttacgtaaccgaggagtgtgcctcttaacaaccatagtgaaacccagataattagttcaccccgtccctacggcccggtgtgaggtttcccacctaatagcgctatcaactaattacccccattgccctccaggcaatccgatgataaatcccatgttcaataaccaaaaccgattaagttgtttacccaaagtttcccttccaaatgtttaccagttgtcccaaaccaccgggacgcatgcttgagaaaatgcattgaactcacctcagtttgctcggcagattataccaaaagTTACTTGATTTAtaagtggtcaatcacgtcctaacaggattaccatataagtcaggtttggttcaggtAAAGCACGCATGTTTCGCACAAGTTATCACGTTACAGGCACAAATTGATCATGGCAACACATAACAGTCATACAATCCATTCAACATTGTGCGAATAATTGAATCAGCCCAATAAtatccggcccaacatgttgtgcgatcggcacaaccttgtgcgatccacagcatgTTGTGCGGTCCAATAAGCCCGGCCCAAATAGTTAAGCAGTCAAATAGCATTCTCGGCCCAGTTAATaggtgacttgtgcgatccagatGGGCTTGTTCGATTCGGCCCATACAACAAAACAATCTAAATAAACGATCTTGTGCGGTCCAGCTAATCTTGTACGATCGGGacaccttgtgcgactgggctggGTTGTGCGATTTAAGCTGGCCCAGTCCAGTATGACATGCacggcccaacagttaacaaaCCTAACACTTGTGCGATTGGACTGGCTTGTGCGATCAGGCCccccttgtgcgattagttttgTTATTTCCATGATTTAAGCAATCGGTTACAATTCTTTATCAGTTTCCAATtttacaatcaatcaacaacttcCGGTTTCAAGGCTTAAtagatttcgatcaaacaaggtttGTTACAACCAATTCACATAACCCTAACCATATCATATCATGAACACTAACCTATCGATGAACATGCGGCCGATTACTTATTATTTCATCATGATTCCGTGCACAACATATGATAATAACAACTAATGAGAACCCTAATCactaacaagatcatcacataGCAACAGATTGACAATCATACACTCAATCCGATCATATTACACAACATGTAAACAATTCATACAATCAACTCTAATCGGCTAAAACAAAACGTGGAATCATAacatcatttagtcaagtaagcataaagaaaacactaaccggttagaatcaAACAAGGAAAGAGAGTGATCCGTTTGGTGAACAAGATCTTCGCTTGCCAAGAGTGTTGTCGTCGGgtgttgagagagagagaataagcactagggttttgtgtaaatgagtgttgtaacaaaatgGGAGAACAACCCTAGAGGTGGGTGTTTGTACGCacaagagaagtgggccggcccTCACTTGGGCTGCCCCTTGTCCGATTACTAGTGTAAAGCCCAATCGGCTTGTGTGGTTGTGtgtagtgttgtgcgatcggatcatttATAAGCATACCAACATTTAACAATCACAAGACACATTCACATCACATTAAATAATATCACATTACATTAACTCTTCCCATATAATCgcaacacgttcacatacgttacacaaggtaggtccgaattacgagttgtcacacctagcaccttaggacacctgctggACATCCATGCTCACttataggttgagttgtaatgatctagaggccattcttgcactataaaaggccatacatagttcacaattgaaacacacctcaaaacacatcttctgatcattcctgaagctcccaagtgttcttctataatcctaagtcgtgcactaagcctctgtaagtatgccaaaccttctatggctttgttttttgcttagtttagcctaaaagtcaatccgtcgtaactaacgattgactttgcgataaatcacgaatggtccagtgaattgtcgaatcaaaagtagttatgcgttggtatttatgtgggtaataaacccctaaaagggttccctctgatcaccactctagctagttcaaataacgagtcaaacatgcttagaaaaagtcaacagaaagccatttttgcgattcttgcataatctgtaatgtaggtgatatgtaacctgtttgaacactcataaaacatgataataagtatactaacttgtctaagctcgtttgattcggccatttgctatattgacccggttcggagccgaatgtcgcaaaagtttgacttttgctttgacttcagttctgacccgttttagtgcaatgtagatatgccttaggactctcttaggaccaggtcacgtgatggtaccaccctctgtgaccggttcgttgtttgtccgagtcttttacgcatttccgttaattgcttaaaagttgaccgtaacgcccttatcgaaataaaacgagtatttcggacacatgaagggaccataaccttgcttactaaattctaagcatgtccctaaaatttcatgtcaatccgaggtccagaataggagttatgctaaatagcgcaaattgcgaaactttagtaattaaatagcgcaattagcataacgcctatctaaacccggatttcgacaccaaaccttttactcactgatgtaaaataatattttgggatttttaaagatttttaattatttttaacctgctcataacctgcggttatggcaacggttcggtaaataccgaatatgcccttttcggccataacttgagttctataaggtcttttgacccgattccagttgctactaattttaaataataaataaagtattttgaactttataaactgatcgggaaactcagatttcctgtagaactcataaacctcttttataatctttaaaaagaccgaaataccccttcggggcataaaatgaacttaaactcgttacgggcatcacggaaggtatcatactgataccacaacctctttaaggcatattgacttaggaaatcagtgtaggactcttacggttacccgttgcacctttttgcgcgcacggttcggcttatgtaactagtttacataaattagccgatacgggtcaaatcatacaattttgaccccaaaatccagagtgtgaatattaaacccatataaaacaagccttcaaacttgttgggtcggaatcacattccattcccggttttcgcccttcacgcgattaaaccgtatctatcctttgaaactgaccggtctaggctacggctaatataaggactcgttaggattctaataggttattttaaaaccttcgttccagaataggagcccagtaaaagatatctgtgatttaatcaattaaggactgtacttgcaaaggtaaatacttttaacttattttccgtattacgggcttgggttacggtatctaaaataccgcttggtcgggcaattgaccccaactcatttgtagttgggtattatcgatgtgacccgtttaaaacttgttttgttggcttaacgcctttgggggcttaatggccatgtcccggatatccttggcagcatttacgaatggccacgaccttgacatcccggtgtaggcgtacacccggcattatgtctatattaattaaaagcatagccgttggttacccgccacggtgttatatgctatgtggcgtgtctattaaactttaacccggcacgacccgggcgaccgaacgcatagcaagcatgtaattctttacaagatttaattataaattatcccaagttataaaagagtttgtgcctagtgcattcaaatcaattttaataaacattttacaaaagtgtcggttgaatgtatttaccagtgtaaactgacgtatttcccccaaaaagattaagtgcaggtactaaacgtaatcggctggctatagctccttagcatcctaaagagtctcgcaagcttttgatgccttgtctgttgaacaatacttttattactttgatcccctgtggataccattcgactatttgtgatacattcgatattacaatcaatggatgaattatatttatttttatgcttccgctgtgcattcaaataattgtgtggtttgactatattgttgccaactacgtcacggtaatcccccaccgggcccaccggtgagacacgtggaaatcggggtgtgacatgcagtccacagtcttgtggtccttggacttgcacagtccacaagtatacgacctcgactgggactgtgagtttgacccgagcctacacttcccaaagtgatacttctggcagtttttgcacttgggcttctctccagATTGCTGCCCATCTTTCCTCGACTCTGACCCTCTCTTGctatcaccgttcccacggtgtttcttgcccgaccttcgtgaggtatcgtcctcacgcttcctcttctcggcctctttgttcctcagcgaccGTTGCCGGACCGCATcctgagtgagggacaaagataagTCGGTCACAGatctgaaggtcgttggccgagaggccttcacacttgccttaatctcgggggctaacccaccgatgaaacgagcgattctctttggctccggggttaccagatatggaaccaaccgagacatcgtgttgaagctcgttaggtaagcttggcagtcaaggttcgtcatcaccaatgATATAAAATCGGATTCtgtcttttccacctcatgttgagggcaataattttctttgatgagagaaatgaattcctcccatgtcatgttgTATAgcacagcctttcccgaggcctgaaccaaagccctccaccaagccagggcctcgcccttaaacgattgcgacacaaactttaccacgtccctttccgcacagccactgatgtccaccacggtgtccatctcatccagccacgtcatacaatcgactgcgcctttctccccagtgaagtctcggggtttacaagacacaaagtacttgtaggtgcagcccctggcacgggatgcatcagtatattccctTTCATGACGAACGCTGTTTTcgttggacgagtgattatcctcgtcctttttgggcttggacagtggtttgctgtgggattttgagtgtgttttcggCTTTGAGAGTGGTTTGGATACGGTTCTGCTCCGAGATTCGGTATgttcctcgtattgtcgatctagagctgcctgaacagcgttgtcgacaagagcttttaattgagcgcccgttaaatgtacttggccgttatcgtattcgtcttcaTTCGTATGACTATTTTCTCCGTTAGggtcagccatggtaacttgaatctgttacagaagataacgaaaattttatttaggagtttattattgaattgtcttttatggcaattcattaaccatggtaacaaagaccatatctggttaattcgttactcacttttatttaggatttgaacatacttatcctaattacaattaatattgctagtggcataaaagcctagtcacgaggacgttattataatattagccgagattatagagaatcaaggtatgaaggtttgaaccgtagtcctttttaccctttctgacagggagtcatagaccaccactgtcttttgtcttattatgacaatgattatggcccataggcactacatcactaatggatgtttgataattcggcccgtaggcactataccgctaatggatgtttaataattgatcatctttattgatgatttaacccatgatttattatatcattaatttgggctttggaatccttaaaaaGGATTCTTATtcaagaatgacgcgtgtgattttaacgaatcacatctgccatgaacgttaacatgattacagaggttaacagagaagctgaatcttttaatcaggtcttaccatcttggccggatcttataaagacacctggctaggtttcactcttaagattctttattaggcagatttaatttaaaaggaatgattttgatttatttcacatatagtaataacaaaaaatgaaattataacataacattccataacttcaaatacgattacacgttgccctaaacgggactttttaaacaagtacatacctacatagaggttaataaagagacaagtccacgcagggaccaatacaagatagatgtccgcgcagggactaaaagataagtccacgtagggactgaaatacgataaatgtccacgtagggacttatttaaaataggcattacattagaacatatataaactaatggtcacgtttcttcttcttgcccttcaacaggttcgctagacccttaaggaatcccctgttgttctttcgttcttcctcgaaatcccgttccacacgagttaagcggtggaggatttcttcttgttcaggaggagagaaacgtggttgtggcgcctgttgcggaactggaggtctaggaggtgctggatacccatgagctgagtagtccagtatccccatgtt
Coding sequences:
- the LOC118490509 gene encoding uncharacterized protein LOC118490509; protein product: MDPHNVSSGENEENAKRAKAGKEKVSTRKRKLKGFCWSHMTEFYDEDGRRKGRCNYCSAELCADSGPNGTSSLNKHVRNCKENPENQAKDQPNLVVKKTEDGQGTLKTWKFDPLRLESY